Proteins encoded within one genomic window of Pyxidicoccus xibeiensis:
- a CDS encoding acyltransferase family protein: MSRRGGALDALTGLRFFAALHVVLFHFAKPCVATAPEGVRNWVEAGYSAVGVFFVLSGFVLAWNYLDADGKMQTPPRAFWAARVARVYPVYVLTFLLAAPTTIALSLEANGWKVAAVKLAVGGFTALALLQAWVPRLALYWNPPGWSVAVEGFFYALFPRLARGLSRLRPSLLPLALGAVWVLGLVPPLLYLWLLPDGPGPVDAASGGIWLGLLKFNPLLRLPEFVFGVLLGQAFVRERAVGAVKGHGAVLAAVGVALLVVAGAAGSRIAYPLMHNALLAPAAGLLVYGLARGGGPAGWLLSRPLLVHLGGASYALYLLQEPVSKAAETLAAVLAPWVDLATPVGRLATVLVLALPASVLVHRYVETPFRSRLRKALQPWVEEEKAVPARPAMPGA; the protein is encoded by the coding sequence TTGAGCCGGCGGGGCGGGGCGCTCGACGCGCTCACCGGGCTGCGCTTTTTCGCGGCCCTCCACGTGGTGCTGTTCCACTTCGCGAAGCCGTGCGTCGCCACGGCTCCCGAGGGGGTGCGCAACTGGGTGGAGGCGGGCTACTCCGCCGTGGGTGTCTTCTTCGTCCTGTCGGGCTTCGTCCTCGCCTGGAACTACCTGGACGCGGACGGGAAGATGCAGACGCCGCCCCGGGCCTTCTGGGCGGCGCGTGTCGCGCGGGTGTACCCCGTCTACGTCCTGACGTTCCTCCTGGCGGCCCCCACCACCATCGCCCTGTCGCTGGAGGCGAACGGCTGGAAGGTGGCCGCGGTGAAGCTGGCGGTGGGCGGCTTCACCGCGCTGGCGCTCCTCCAGGCGTGGGTGCCCCGGCTGGCGCTGTACTGGAACCCCCCGGGCTGGTCCGTGGCGGTGGAGGGCTTCTTCTATGCCCTCTTCCCCCGGCTGGCGCGGGGACTGTCCCGGCTGCGTCCCTCGCTGCTGCCCCTGGCGCTGGGCGCGGTGTGGGTGCTGGGGCTGGTGCCTCCGCTGCTCTACCTGTGGCTCCTGCCGGACGGACCGGGGCCGGTGGACGCGGCCTCCGGGGGCATCTGGCTGGGGCTGCTCAAGTTCAACCCGCTGCTGCGCCTGCCCGAGTTCGTCTTCGGCGTGCTGCTGGGCCAGGCCTTCGTGCGCGAGCGCGCCGTGGGCGCGGTGAAGGGCCACGGGGCGGTGCTGGCGGCGGTGGGCGTGGCGCTGCTGGTGGTGGCCGGCGCGGCGGGCTCGCGGATTGCGTACCCGCTGATGCACAACGCGCTGCTGGCGCCCGCGGCGGGGCTGCTGGTGTACGGGCTGGCGCGAGGCGGCGGGCCGGCAGGCTGGCTGCTGTCGCGCCCGCTGCTGGTCCACCTGGGCGGAGCCAGCTACGCGCTCTACCTGCTGCAGGAGCCGGTGTCGAAGGCGGCGGAGACGCTCGCGGCCGTGCTGGCGCCGTGGGTGGACCTGGCGACGCCCGTGGGCCGGCTGGCCACCGTGCTGGTGCTGGCGCTGCCGGCGTCGGTGCTGGTGCACCGCTACGTGGAGACGCCGTTCCGCTCACGCCTGCGCAAGGCGCTGCAGCCGTGGGTGGAGGAAGAGAAGGCCGTGCCCGCGCGGCCGGCGATGCCCGGGGCCTGA
- a CDS encoding O-antigen ligase family protein, whose product MSHSHRSASRYTLLAEVALMGLVVLGPLALGGAARWVLWPLVALSGAAAVLAAVGARRQGQSLRFPLLAVPLAAGAVLCALQLVPLPASVLEVLSPEAAGLREFALAPLGLDGARPVSLDAPATWRELAKHLAYLLTFLAAVQVCRARRVRERLLAALAFTGAGVAVVGLGQALLGVESLFGLIAWVHARPPLVTPFGNPNHAAGFLGLCATVGLGLALTTRPRSRALPYALAAGASGLGVVLTLSRGGIAFFVFGQALLALLLLRRRHEAGGRAPPVWARSAAALLGLLAVLSVGAYTAADRLWTEARSADSMEELRQSKVALWPMMAQAARAFPVLGMGRGAFEAAFPRYQTEPNPNTLTHPENAVLHAAVELGVPGLLLLAVAAWGFLRLLRREGQDALELAALAGVAALALHNLFDFSLELPACAVAVLVVLGAAARPRERSRGASKPGCLKPSPLLLGTGAGLAVLGLVALVPGRSHVSDAEAELAGLVAARVPVAEVRSRGLALIDRHPSDYVLYRLVASAYAARGREAAEESLAFVNRALYLAPRDAASHRVAARALLALGRGTQGFLEYRLAYEAGDATVLQGEALRRARTLEHLVALTPDSPEVAARLVEALTNTPGRLEAALGYVAWARTHFDGRPGAGALWAREARLRLLRGELAEAEAACVEVERREPDALDTHLLRAEVLRAQGKREQALQSLERLLVRFPGSVELAFTLATQQLDAGLTRRAKDTLQSVTPFLTDYAQRARLLSMEAACLEREGLFSRAVEVRQTAARLAPGPDAWFAVARAQEALRRFDAAARSVHEGMRLLPPGSRKDAEAWVARLEAEERARVDSRRKELEDPRAQELEHLLGNTGGAGTASDAP is encoded by the coding sequence ATGTCCCACTCCCACCGCAGCGCGTCCCGGTACACCCTGCTCGCCGAAGTGGCGCTGATGGGGCTCGTCGTGCTGGGGCCGCTCGCGCTGGGCGGCGCGGCGCGGTGGGTGCTCTGGCCGCTGGTGGCGCTCTCGGGCGCGGCGGCCGTGCTGGCGGCGGTGGGCGCGAGGCGGCAGGGCCAGTCGCTGCGCTTCCCGCTGCTGGCGGTGCCCCTGGCGGCGGGCGCGGTGCTGTGCGCGCTGCAGCTCGTCCCGCTGCCCGCGAGCGTGCTGGAGGTGCTGAGCCCGGAGGCCGCGGGGCTGCGTGAGTTCGCCCTGGCGCCGCTGGGCCTGGACGGTGCGCGGCCGGTGTCGCTCGATGCGCCGGCCACGTGGCGCGAGCTGGCCAAGCACCTGGCGTACCTCCTCACCTTCCTGGCGGCGGTGCAGGTGTGCCGCGCGCGCCGCGTCCGGGAGCGCCTGCTGGCGGCGCTGGCCTTCACCGGCGCGGGCGTGGCGGTGGTGGGGCTGGGCCAGGCGCTGCTGGGCGTGGAGTCCCTCTTCGGCCTCATCGCGTGGGTGCACGCGCGGCCGCCGCTGGTGACGCCCTTCGGCAACCCCAACCACGCCGCCGGCTTCCTGGGGCTGTGCGCCACGGTGGGGCTGGGGCTGGCGCTCACCACGCGGCCCCGCTCGCGCGCGCTGCCGTATGCGCTGGCGGCGGGGGCGTCCGGGCTGGGCGTGGTGCTGACGCTGTCGCGCGGGGGCATCGCCTTCTTCGTCTTTGGCCAGGCGCTGCTGGCGCTGCTGCTCCTGCGCAGGCGCCACGAGGCGGGCGGGCGCGCTCCGCCGGTGTGGGCCCGGAGCGCCGCCGCGCTGCTGGGGCTGCTGGCCGTGCTGTCGGTGGGCGCGTACACGGCCGCGGACCGGCTGTGGACGGAGGCGCGCTCGGCGGACAGCATGGAGGAGCTGCGCCAGTCCAAGGTGGCGCTGTGGCCGATGATGGCGCAGGCCGCGCGCGCCTTCCCGGTGCTGGGCATGGGGCGCGGCGCCTTCGAGGCGGCCTTCCCCCGCTACCAGACGGAGCCCAACCCCAACACCCTCACGCACCCGGAGAACGCGGTGCTGCATGCGGCGGTGGAGCTGGGCGTGCCGGGCCTGCTGCTGCTGGCGGTGGCGGCGTGGGGCTTCCTCCGGCTGCTGCGCCGCGAGGGCCAGGACGCGCTGGAGCTGGCCGCGCTGGCGGGCGTGGCCGCGCTGGCGCTGCACAACCTCTTCGACTTCAGCCTGGAGCTGCCGGCGTGCGCGGTGGCGGTGCTGGTGGTGCTCGGCGCGGCGGCCCGTCCCCGTGAGCGCTCGCGAGGCGCCAGCAAGCCCGGGTGTCTCAAGCCGTCCCCGCTGCTGCTGGGCACGGGCGCGGGGCTCGCGGTGCTGGGGCTGGTGGCGCTGGTGCCGGGGCGCTCCCACGTGAGCGACGCGGAGGCGGAGCTGGCGGGGCTCGTCGCCGCGCGTGTGCCCGTGGCGGAGGTGCGCTCGCGCGGGCTGGCGCTCATCGACCGGCACCCCTCGGACTACGTGCTGTACCGGCTGGTGGCCTCGGCGTACGCGGCGCGGGGGCGCGAGGCGGCGGAGGAGTCGCTCGCCTTCGTCAACCGCGCGCTGTACCTGGCGCCCCGGGACGCCGCGTCGCACCGGGTGGCGGCGCGGGCGCTGCTGGCGCTGGGCCGGGGCACGCAGGGCTTCCTGGAGTACCGGCTGGCGTACGAGGCCGGGGACGCGACGGTGCTGCAGGGCGAGGCCCTGCGCCGGGCGCGCACGCTGGAGCACCTGGTGGCGCTGACGCCGGACTCACCGGAGGTGGCGGCGCGGCTGGTGGAGGCGCTGACCAACACGCCGGGACGGCTGGAGGCGGCGCTGGGCTATGTGGCCTGGGCGCGCACGCACTTCGACGGCCGGCCCGGCGCCGGTGCGCTGTGGGCGCGCGAGGCGCGGCTGCGGCTGCTCCGGGGCGAGCTGGCGGAGGCGGAGGCGGCGTGTGTCGAGGTGGAGCGCCGCGAGCCGGACGCGCTGGACACGCACCTGCTGCGTGCGGAGGTGCTGCGGGCACAGGGCAAGCGTGAGCAGGCGCTGCAGTCGCTGGAGCGGCTGCTGGTGCGCTTCCCGGGAAGCGTGGAGCTGGCCTTCACGCTGGCCACGCAGCAACTGGACGCGGGGCTGACGCGGCGGGCGAAGGACACGCTGCAGTCGGTGACGCCGTTCCTCACGGACTACGCGCAGCGGGCGCGGCTGCTGTCCATGGAGGCGGCGTGCCTGGAGCGGGAGGGGCTGTTCTCCCGGGCGGTGGAGGTGCGGCAGACGGCCGCCCGGCTCGCGCCCGGCCCCGACGCGTGGTTCGCGGTGGCGCGGGCGCAGGAGGCCCT